CTGACGCTGCTCATGCCGATTGCGGGTGAGCCCGACGCCTACGAGCTGCCGATCCTCGCGGTACCGCGCGACGCCCGCGCTGCCGCCGACTGGCCCGGGGGCGAGACGGTGCTGCGCTGGTATCGCGCCGCCGGCCTGGTCGAGCCCACACCCGAGGGCTGGCGCCTCACCGCCGACGCGCTGCACCCCATCGATGAGTCAACCCCAACCGGCCGCGCGATCAACACCTTTCTGGCCCATCTGGAGCGCGCCCGCGCGACGCAGGCGCCTCCCGCCGATGAGGCGCTCGATGGCTTGCCGATCCTTGACCCGGCCACGCTCGAGGCGCGCATCGCCGAGATCCAGCGCGAGCTGCTGATCGATCGCCAGACGATCCTGCGCATCTACCGCTCGCTGATCGCCGGTCGGCATGTGATCCTGAGCGGCCCGCCCGGCACCGGCAAGACCCACCTGGCGCGCATCCTGCCGCAGATTCTCTGGCGCGAAGAGCGGCCCGCGCGCCTCAGGCTGCCGAATCGGCCCGAACTGTCGCCGCTGGCCGAGCCGGAGGAAGAGCGCGAAACGCGCCACGGCTACGATGTCGAGGTAGTTACCGCAACCGAAGACTGGGGCGTACGCCATGTCATCGGCGGGATTGCCCCCCAGCTCCAGCGCAATGGCGAGCAGCGCGTCCTGGTGTATGGCGTGCGCCACGGCTACCTGACGCGCGTGGTGCTGCAGAACTACGGCAGCGATGGCGAGCACCTGCCCGCCGCACCGCCCACGCGCCGGCCACTGCGCAACGGCGCCACGTCCTACCGCGGCCGCTGGCTGGTGATCGACGAGTTCACACGCGCGCCGATCGACGCCGCCTTCGGCAGCCTGCTCACCACGCTGGGCGGTCAGAGCCGGGCCACGCTCAAGATCCCCACAGACGACGGCAACGAACGCGACGTGCCGCTGCCTGCCGACTTCCGGCTGATCGGCACGCTCAACAGCTTCGACCGTCACTTCCTCAACCAGATCAGCGAAGCCATGAAGCGGCGCTTTACCTTCATCGATGTGCTGCCGCCGGCGCGCGAGCTGGCCGCCGCCGAACATGGCATGGCCATCTATCGCGCGCTGCTGAGTCTG
This is a stretch of genomic DNA from Kallotenue papyrolyticum. It encodes these proteins:
- a CDS encoding AAA family ATPase, with the protein product MQRTSTVARPDQGRQPFTSLGDNPRAYARLAVRLNAPSYAPEEIVELVGRINPPIADLAAAPEPDALVADLLLLRFLEPLAAGRYRRWPHLADATEDLYLRYSALTLLMPIAGEPDAYELPILAVPRDARAAADWPGGETVLRWYRAAGLVEPTPEGWRLTADALHPIDESTPTGRAINTFLAHLERARATQAPPADEALDGLPILDPATLEARIAEIQRELLIDRQTILRIYRSLIAGRHVILSGPPGTGKTHLARILPQILWREERPARLRLPNRPELSPLAEPEEERETRHGYDVEVVTATEDWGVRHVIGGIAPQLQRNGEQRVLVYGVRHGYLTRVVLQNYGSDGEHLPAAPPTRRPLRNGATSYRGRWLVIDEFTRAPIDAAFGSLLTTLGGQSRATLKIPTDDGNERDVPLPADFRLIGTLNSFDRHFLNQISEAMKRRFTFIDVLPPARELAAAEHGMAIYRALLSLAKRGLPGIHSQPEAGRAAWEGVLDVRREEQPDDPELRVRYLVTFHDEEAARAFASFQRIFAAIRVYRLLGTAQAEAVYATLIAGRIVGFTWPLALDSALADVLADQLQVLARDELRVLLAFLDHAAQPDDLARRIQHILAEIPTTRLTAHLAQLRSAGAQIGDDVAPAAITPELLPPALRAGEALIIERGGLFGQQLQIFVGERGL